Proteins encoded in a region of the Haloglomus salinum genome:
- the argC gene encoding N-acetyl-gamma-glutamyl-phosphate reductase — MTTTASVVGGTGFTGGELLRLLDGHPEFEVVQATSRSEANKTVGGSHPNLRHMDLRFSDPEDLESVDTLFACTPHGVSMGQVDEFRDAAGTVVDLSADFRLPEEQYYDDYYDGHERPELLDEAEYALPELNRENLPGADLIAAGGCNATASIVGLLPLFEAGILDGDEQLVIDIKVGSSEGGAGGGAASSHAERSGVVRPYAPTGHRHEAEIEAYLGTSVSFTVHAVDMIRGASATCHIFPNGPVSKGDLWQAYRGQYEDEPFVRMAAGGGGVYRYPEPKAVAGSNFAEVGFEIDPGNKRLVVFSAIDNMMKGSAGQAVHAANVALGFEETAGLEHTGFHPIGAP; from the coding sequence ATGACCACGACCGCCAGCGTCGTCGGCGGCACCGGCTTCACGGGCGGGGAACTCCTGCGCCTGCTCGACGGCCACCCCGAGTTCGAGGTCGTGCAGGCGACCTCGCGCTCGGAGGCGAACAAGACCGTCGGCGGCAGCCACCCGAACCTGCGCCACATGGACCTGCGGTTCTCCGACCCGGAGGACCTCGAGTCCGTGGACACGCTGTTCGCGTGTACGCCCCACGGCGTCTCGATGGGCCAGGTCGACGAGTTCCGCGACGCCGCGGGCACCGTCGTCGACCTCTCGGCGGACTTCCGTCTGCCCGAGGAGCAGTACTACGACGACTACTACGACGGCCACGAGCGGCCGGAACTGCTGGACGAGGCCGAGTACGCCCTGCCGGAACTCAACCGCGAGAACCTGCCGGGTGCCGACCTCATCGCGGCGGGTGGCTGCAACGCCACCGCCAGTATCGTCGGCCTGCTCCCGCTGTTCGAGGCGGGCATCCTCGACGGCGACGAGCAGCTCGTCATCGACATCAAGGTCGGGTCCAGCGAGGGCGGCGCCGGCGGCGGCGCGGCCTCCTCGCACGCCGAGCGCTCGGGCGTCGTCCGCCCGTACGCGCCGACCGGCCACCGTCACGAGGCCGAGATAGAGGCGTACCTCGGCACGAGCGTCTCGTTCACCGTCCACGCCGTGGACATGATCCGCGGCGCGAGCGCGACCTGCCATATCTTCCCGAACGGGCCCGTCTCGAAGGGCGACCTCTGGCAGGCGTACCGGGGCCAGTACGAGGACGAGCCGTTCGTCCGCATGGCCGCCGGCGGCGGTGGCGTCTACCGCTACCCCGAGCCGAAGGCCGTCGCGGGCTCGAACTTCGCCGAGGTCGGATTTGAAATCGACCCCGGCAACAAGCGCCTCGTCGTCTTCTCGGCCATCGACAACATGATGAAGGGCTCGGCGGGCCAGGCGGTCCACGCCGCCAACGTCGCGCTGGGCTTCGAGGAGACCGCCGGGCTGGAGCACACCGGGTTCCATCCCATCGGCGCACCCTGA
- a CDS encoding acetylglutamate/acetylaminoadipate kinase, whose protein sequence is MSDVADYDCVVVKIGGAKAVEPEGALADIADLVDESVEMAVVHGGSTAVDDTLERMGMEPEYVETPSGVVGRFTDEETMDVFKMAMAGLVNTDLVTGLRDAGADAVGLSGVDGGLLTGSRKSAVRVVEDGKKKIRRGDHSGTIKQVNGDLLETLLDDGYTPVASPPMLADDGVAVNTDADRASAAVAGALGATLVSLTDVEGVYRDPDDASTRIETVETADDFAELESAAEGFMSRKVMAATEALEGGSPEVVVASANADRPVRAALEGGGTHVLQRALPEGDET, encoded by the coding sequence GTGAGCGACGTGGCAGACTACGACTGCGTCGTCGTCAAGATCGGCGGCGCGAAGGCCGTCGAACCGGAGGGTGCGCTGGCCGACATCGCCGACCTCGTGGACGAGAGCGTCGAGATGGCCGTCGTCCACGGCGGCTCGACGGCGGTCGACGACACGCTCGAACGGATGGGGATGGAGCCCGAGTACGTCGAGACCCCCTCGGGTGTCGTCGGGCGCTTCACCGACGAGGAGACCATGGACGTGTTCAAGATGGCCATGGCCGGCCTCGTGAACACCGACCTCGTGACGGGCCTGCGCGACGCCGGCGCCGACGCCGTCGGCCTCTCCGGGGTGGACGGCGGGCTCCTGACGGGCTCGCGCAAGTCCGCGGTTCGGGTCGTCGAGGACGGGAAGAAGAAGATCCGCCGCGGCGACCACTCGGGCACAATCAAGCAGGTCAACGGTGACCTGCTCGAGACGCTGCTCGATGACGGCTACACGCCGGTCGCGTCGCCGCCGATGCTGGCCGACGACGGTGTTGCGGTGAACACCGACGCCGACCGCGCGAGTGCGGCGGTGGCGGGCGCGCTCGGCGCGACGCTCGTCTCGCTCACCGACGTGGAGGGCGTCTACCGTGACCCCGACGACGCCTCGACGCGCATCGAGACGGTCGAGACCGCCGACGACTTCGCGGAACTCGAATCGGCGGCGGAGGGGTTCATGAGCCGGAAGGTGATGGCCGCGACGGAGGCGCTCGAGGGTGGGTCCCCCGAGGTCGTCGTCGCCTCGGCCAACGCCGACCGCCCCGTCCGCGCGGCGCTGGAGGGCGGCGGCACGCACGTCCTGCAGCGCGCGCTCCCCGAGGGGGACGAGACATGA
- a CDS encoding aspartate aminotransferase family protein, translated as MTGFVFSEKPIRIERGEGVHLYDANGTEYLDFGASYACTPVGHCHPEVVDAATSQLEDLMYVQASYPTDVRDALYEALADSAPGDLDYVWLCNSGTEANEAALKFARSATGNEKLVATTRGFHGRTMGALAATWKDKYKKPFEPLAGGVEFVEYGDADAMAEAVDDETAAVILEPLQGEGGINPADPEYLHAVRETATEHGAAMVLDEIQTGLGRTGHMWAAEKHDVVPDILTTAKGLGSGLPIGSTVVKEWVAENCGDHGSTFSGGPVVSAAAGATLDVLQRENVPQHAAEVGDYLMGEVESRLGDEVRDVRGHGLMVGIEVKRGANRLLRDLAIEHQILALPAGRTVLRLLPPLTIEREHADEVVDALEAIIA; from the coding sequence ATGACCGGATTCGTCTTCTCCGAGAAGCCCATCCGCATCGAACGCGGCGAGGGCGTCCACCTCTACGACGCCAACGGGACCGAGTATCTGGACTTCGGCGCCAGCTACGCCTGCACGCCGGTCGGCCACTGCCACCCCGAGGTGGTCGACGCCGCGACCAGCCAGCTGGAGGACCTGATGTACGTCCAGGCCTCGTACCCGACCGACGTGCGCGACGCACTGTACGAGGCGCTCGCGGACTCTGCGCCGGGCGACCTGGACTACGTCTGGCTCTGCAACTCCGGGACCGAGGCGAACGAGGCCGCCCTGAAGTTCGCCCGGAGCGCGACGGGGAACGAGAAACTCGTCGCGACCACGCGTGGCTTCCACGGCCGCACGATGGGCGCGCTCGCGGCCACCTGGAAGGACAAGTACAAGAAGCCGTTCGAGCCGCTGGCCGGCGGCGTCGAGTTCGTGGAGTACGGCGACGCCGACGCGATGGCCGAGGCCGTCGACGACGAGACCGCCGCGGTCATCCTCGAACCGCTGCAGGGCGAGGGTGGCATCAACCCCGCCGACCCCGAGTACCTGCACGCGGTCCGCGAGACCGCGACCGAGCACGGCGCGGCGATGGTGCTGGACGAGATACAGACGGGGCTCGGGCGTACCGGCCACATGTGGGCCGCCGAGAAGCACGACGTCGTCCCGGACATCCTGACCACGGCGAAGGGCCTCGGTAGCGGGCTCCCCATCGGCTCGACGGTCGTGAAGGAGTGGGTCGCGGAGAACTGCGGCGACCACGGCTCCACCTTCTCGGGTGGGCCGGTCGTCTCGGCTGCGGCGGGCGCCACGCTGGACGTGCTCCAGCGCGAGAACGTCCCCCAGCACGCCGCCGAGGTGGGCGACTACCTCATGGGCGAGGTCGAGAGCCGCCTCGGTGACGAGGTGCGCGACGTGCGCGGGCACGGCCTGATGGTCGGCATCGAGGTGAAACGTGGGGCCAACCGCCTGCTGCGCGACCTCGCCATCGAACACCAGATACTCGCGCTCCCCGCGGGCCGGACGGTGCTGCGGCTGCTGCCGCCGCTCACCATCGAGCGCGAGCACGCCGACGAGGTCGTCGACGCGCTGGAGGCGATCATCGCGTGA